One Azospirillum brasilense DNA window includes the following coding sequences:
- a CDS encoding KilA-N domain-containing protein, producing MKNGNGLPPYNDVVIRNRDEMLNMTDMWKAAGSPDGRAPGDWRALESTKEFVAHIEAAFVAGKSGIETRKGGGGRGVGGGATWAHWQIGMAYAKYLSHKFHAWCNSVVRAHMEGKVLDSSPSGQPFHQRLGAVRTGMHLWGKETGRQLWVEMNLPIVPGMRLPPRQRDLFRKPPEEGEKGEDDPEKDDESGNDGDA from the coding sequence ATGAAGAATGGGAACGGCTTGCCGCCCTACAACGACGTCGTGATCCGGAATCGCGACGAAATGCTGAACATGACCGACATGTGGAAGGCAGCAGGCTCGCCGGACGGACGAGCGCCTGGCGATTGGCGCGCTCTCGAAAGCACAAAGGAATTTGTCGCACATATCGAAGCAGCTTTCGTTGCCGGAAAATCCGGCATCGAAACGCGCAAAGGCGGAGGTGGCCGTGGCGTCGGTGGTGGCGCAACCTGGGCGCACTGGCAGATCGGCATGGCCTATGCCAAGTACCTCAGCCACAAGTTCCACGCGTGGTGCAACAGCGTGGTCCGCGCGCACATGGAGGGGAAGGTCCTCGATTCCTCTCCGTCTGGCCAGCCCTTCCATCAGCGCCTCGGCGCCGTCCGCACCGGCATGCATCTCTGGGGCAAGGAGACCGGGAGGCAGCTTTGGGTCGAGATGAACCTTCCCATCGTGCCGGGCATGCGTCTTCCGCCGCGGCAGCGCGACCTGTTCAGAAAGCCGCCGGAGGAAGGTGAGAAGGGCGAAGACGATCCGGAAAAAGACGACGAAAGCGGGAATGACGGCGATGCGTGA
- the gatC gene encoding Asp-tRNA(Asn)/Glu-tRNA(Gln) amidotransferase subunit GatC, whose protein sequence is MSLDKATVAKIAHLARIKVPDDELDHLAGELSQILTFVEQLGEVDTQDVPPMTSVAAQTLRRRKDEVTDGGYRDAVLSNGPETAEGFYVVPKVVE, encoded by the coding sequence ATGTCGCTCGACAAGGCCACCGTGGCCAAGATCGCGCATCTGGCCCGCATCAAGGTGCCGGACGATGAACTGGATCACCTGGCGGGTGAGCTGAGCCAAATCCTGACCTTCGTCGAACAGTTGGGCGAGGTCGACACGCAGGACGTGCCGCCGATGACCAGCGTGGCCGCGCAAACCCTGCGCCGCCGCAAGGACGAGGTGACCGATGGCGGTTACCGCGACGCCGTCCTCTCCAACGGCCCGGAGACGGCCGAAGGCTTCTACGTCGTTCCGAAGGTGGTCGAGTGA
- the gatB gene encoding Asp-tRNA(Asn)/Glu-tRNA(Gln) amidotransferase subunit GatB, whose translation MSYIQGETGDWEIVIGLEVHAQVISNAKLFSGAATAFGAEPNSQVSFVDAAFPGMLPVINERCIEQAVRTGLGLKAQINLHSVFDRKNYFYADLPQGYQISQYLQPIVGKGEIVLDLPDGSSRTVGVTRLHLEQDAGKSLHDQHPAKTYIDLNRSGVALMEIVSEPDMRTAEEAGAYVRKLRSILRYLGTCDGNMEEGSMRCDVNVSVRKPGAPFGTRCEIKNVNSIRFVMQAIEYEARRQIEIIEEGGKIDQETRLWDTTKFVTRSMRSKEEAHDYRYFPDPDLLPLELDPDWVEDIKRTLPELPDDKKARFISEYKLSSYDANVLVSEKARADFYEAVAKGRDPKLAANWVTGELFGYLNKAGKEIEESPVSAENLGGLIDLIADNTISGRIAKEVFEAMFETGEKPADIVEKKGLRQVTDTGAIESSIDAVLAANADKVAEFRSGKDKLFGFFVGQVMKATQGKANPALVNEILMTKLKG comes from the coding sequence ATGTCGTACATTCAGGGCGAAACGGGCGATTGGGAAATCGTGATCGGGCTGGAGGTCCACGCCCAGGTCATCTCGAACGCCAAGCTGTTCTCCGGCGCCGCCACCGCCTTCGGCGCGGAGCCGAACAGCCAGGTCAGCTTCGTCGACGCCGCCTTTCCCGGCATGCTGCCCGTCATCAACGAGCGTTGCATCGAGCAGGCGGTGCGCACCGGCCTGGGGCTGAAGGCGCAGATCAACCTGCACTCGGTGTTCGACCGCAAGAACTACTTCTACGCCGACCTGCCGCAGGGCTATCAGATCAGCCAGTATCTGCAGCCCATCGTCGGCAAGGGCGAGATCGTGCTGGATCTGCCGGACGGCTCTTCCCGCACGGTCGGAGTCACGCGCCTGCACCTGGAGCAGGACGCCGGCAAGTCGCTGCACGACCAGCACCCCGCCAAGACCTACATCGACCTGAACCGGTCGGGCGTGGCGCTGATGGAGATCGTGTCGGAGCCGGACATGCGCACCGCGGAGGAGGCCGGCGCCTATGTGCGCAAGCTGCGCTCCATCCTGCGCTACCTCGGCACCTGCGACGGCAACATGGAGGAAGGCTCCATGCGCTGTGACGTCAACGTGTCGGTGCGCAAGCCGGGCGCGCCCTTCGGCACGCGTTGCGAGATCAAGAACGTCAACTCGATCCGCTTCGTGATGCAGGCGATCGAGTACGAGGCGCGCCGCCAGATCGAGATCATCGAGGAGGGCGGCAAGATCGACCAGGAGACGCGGCTGTGGGACACGACCAAGTTCGTGACCCGCTCCATGCGCTCCAAGGAAGAGGCGCACGACTACCGCTACTTCCCCGATCCGGACCTGCTGCCGCTGGAACTGGATCCGGACTGGGTCGAGGACATCAAGCGCACCCTGCCGGAACTGCCGGATGACAAGAAGGCCCGCTTCATCAGCGAGTACAAGCTGTCTTCCTATGACGCCAACGTGCTGGTGTCGGAGAAGGCCCGCGCCGACTTCTACGAGGCGGTGGCCAAGGGGCGTGACCCGAAGCTGGCCGCCAACTGGGTCACCGGCGAGCTGTTCGGCTATCTGAACAAGGCCGGCAAGGAGATCGAGGAGAGCCCCGTCTCGGCGGAAAATCTCGGTGGCCTGATCGACCTGATCGCTGACAACACCATCTCCGGCCGAATCGCCAAGGAGGTGTTCGAGGCGATGTTCGAAACGGGTGAGAAGCCTGCCGACATCGTCGAGAAGAAGGGCCTGCGCCAGGTCACCGACACCGGCGCCATCGAGTCGTCCATCGACGCCGTGCTGGCCGCCAACGCCGACAAGGTGGCGGAGTTCCGGTCGGGCAAGGACAAGCTGTTCGGCTTCTTCGTCGGTCAGGTCATGAAGGCGACCCAGGGCAAGGCCAACCCGGCCCTGGTCAACGAAATCCTGATGACCAAGCTGAAGGGCTGA
- a CDS encoding PAS domain S-box protein: MIADSLTVALFALFAGLLAGFLAGLLAARRVGRRPLAENMAPPSVVTEERLRAILDTAPIGVLINTRDGDNLYHSPSAATCFKVSGEQLQRDGMWPLYHDPRDRRAAIDRLYADGLFDGQEVLLRRGDGETCMGSLSSTVIDFEGQRCHISWFYDLTEQKKADAVRRDLADRLEMALDATGAAVWDTDIPRGTCWWSDSFPRMLGYAEPPEMPAHFWDVRLHPDDRQRVLTTIDAHLRGETAAYAYDYRLRRADGDWMWIAAQGRAIRDDAGQAVRYVGIMTDITERRRQEEEVRAGKERLLRILEASPIAVNITRRDGLLVFCNTQSEIILGRSRDDLLPMPAERLYADPADRQALIDRFEREGPFRDAEVRFRKPDGTIIWVLSSWGEIEMDGEPALLTWLYDINDRKAAEAAMVAARDEAERALADLRAAQESLIQAEAMASLGQLVAGVAHEINTPIGIGLTAASHIAEQARDLRVRFDSGALKKTNLAEYLDVVTEAARLLVSNMNRAAALVQSFKQVAVDQTSGERRTFDLRTYIDEVLFSLRPRLKRTLVTVEVDCPEGLEMDSFPGALSQVLTNLVINALIHAYGEEQRGTIRIAAHPDGGDHVVIDFSDDGSGIPEDHLAKVFEPFFTTKRGEGGSGLGLHIVQSTVTGVLGGTLAVRSVSGQGTGFTLRLPRRITQEDVAPTALPSRPGSVSGPVVPV, from the coding sequence ATGATTGCAGATTCGCTGACGGTGGCGCTGTTCGCGCTGTTCGCCGGTCTCCTGGCCGGATTTCTCGCCGGCTTGCTGGCGGCGCGGCGCGTTGGGCGAAGACCCTTGGCGGAGAACATGGCTCCCCCTTCCGTCGTGACGGAAGAGCGGTTGCGGGCCATCCTGGACACCGCCCCCATCGGCGTCCTCATCAACACGCGCGACGGCGACAACCTCTACCACAGCCCCAGCGCCGCGACCTGTTTCAAGGTCAGCGGCGAGCAGCTCCAGCGCGACGGCATGTGGCCGCTCTACCATGACCCGCGGGACCGCCGGGCCGCCATCGATCGGCTCTACGCCGATGGCCTCTTCGATGGGCAGGAGGTGTTGCTGCGCCGCGGCGATGGCGAAACCTGCATGGGCTCGCTGAGTTCGACTGTCATCGACTTCGAAGGGCAACGCTGCCACATCAGCTGGTTCTACGATCTGACGGAACAGAAGAAGGCCGACGCGGTTCGCCGCGATCTGGCCGACCGCCTGGAAATGGCGCTGGACGCCACCGGCGCCGCGGTGTGGGACACCGATATTCCGCGGGGAACCTGCTGGTGGTCCGACAGCTTTCCGCGCATGCTGGGCTACGCCGAGCCGCCGGAGATGCCGGCCCATTTCTGGGACGTGCGTTTGCATCCCGACGACCGGCAGCGCGTGCTGACCACCATCGATGCCCATCTGCGTGGCGAGACCGCGGCCTACGCCTACGATTACCGGCTGCGCCGCGCCGATGGCGACTGGATGTGGATCGCAGCGCAGGGGCGGGCGATCCGCGACGACGCAGGGCAGGCGGTGCGCTATGTCGGCATCATGACCGACATCACCGAGCGCCGCCGCCAGGAGGAGGAGGTCCGCGCCGGCAAGGAGCGGCTGCTCCGGATCCTGGAGGCCAGCCCTATTGCCGTGAACATCACGCGCCGCGACGGCCTGCTGGTGTTCTGCAACACCCAGTCGGAGATCATTCTGGGCCGGTCGCGCGACGACCTGCTGCCGATGCCCGCCGAACGGCTGTACGCCGATCCGGCGGACCGTCAGGCTCTGATCGACCGCTTCGAACGGGAAGGCCCCTTCCGCGACGCCGAGGTGCGCTTCCGCAAGCCCGACGGAACGATCATCTGGGTGTTGTCGAGTTGGGGTGAGATCGAGATGGACGGGGAGCCAGCGCTGCTGACCTGGCTCTACGACATCAATGACCGCAAGGCGGCGGAGGCCGCCATGGTGGCCGCCCGCGACGAGGCGGAGCGCGCTCTTGCCGACCTGCGCGCCGCCCAGGAGAGCCTGATCCAGGCGGAGGCCATGGCCTCGCTGGGCCAGCTGGTCGCCGGGGTCGCGCATGAGATTAACACGCCCATCGGCATCGGCCTCACCGCCGCCAGCCACATCGCCGAACAGGCCCGCGACCTGCGCGTCCGTTTCGATTCGGGCGCGCTGAAGAAAACCAATCTGGCCGAGTATCTGGATGTGGTGACGGAGGCCGCCCGCCTGCTGGTGTCGAACATGAACCGGGCGGCGGCGCTGGTGCAGAGCTTCAAACAGGTGGCGGTGGACCAGACCTCCGGCGAGCGACGAACCTTCGATCTGCGGACCTACATCGACGAGGTGCTGTTCTCCCTGCGGCCCCGCCTGAAGCGCACGCTGGTGACGGTCGAAGTGGACTGCCCAGAGGGGCTGGAAATGGACAGCTTCCCCGGCGCGCTGAGTCAAGTGCTGACCAACCTCGTGATCAATGCGCTGATCCATGCTTATGGCGAGGAGCAGCGGGGGACCATCCGGATCGCCGCCCACCCGGACGGTGGTGATCACGTCGTCATCGACTTTTCCGACGACGGGTCCGGCATTCCAGAAGACCATCTGGCCAAGGTTTTCGAGCCGTTCTTCACGACCAAGCGTGGCGAGGGCGGTTCGGGTCTCGGGTTGCACATCGTGCAAAGCACCGTGACGGGGGTGCTGGGTGGTACGCTGGCGGTGCGCTCGGTGAGCGGGCAGGGGACGGGCTTCACTCTGCGATTGCCCCGCCGCATCACGCAGGAGGACGTCGCGCCAACGGCGCTGCCGTCTCGACCGGGATCGGTGTCGGGGCCAGTGGTGCCGGTCTGA
- the gatA gene encoding Asp-tRNA(Asn)/Glu-tRNA(Gln) amidotransferase subunit GatA, producing MTGLTHLTMAAALDGLAKKEFTAVELTEAHVKAVETIRPLNAFITETPEQALAMAKASDARRAKGEAGPMEGLPIAVKDLFCTKGVLTTAASHILDGFKPEYESTVTSNLWRDGAIMLGKVNLDEFAMGSANITSHHGNVISPWSPGEVGNWSRQIVPGGSSGGSAAAVAARAALGATGTDTGGSIRQPAAFTGIVGIKPTYGRCSRWGVVAFASSLDQAGPMTRTVEDAAIMLRSMCGFDPKDSTSVDMAVPDFRAALTGDIRGLKVGIPKEYRVEGMPAEIAAIWDQGIEWLKQAGAEPVEISLPHTKYALATYYIVAPAEASSNLARYDGLRYGLRVEGASLKDMYENTRGAGFGKEVRRRILIGTYVLSAGYYDAYYNKARQVRTRIKWDFDEAFKQCDVILTPTAPSTAFAIGEKMDDPIQMYLNDVFTVPASLAGLPGMSVPAGVGSDGLPLGLQLLGRPFDEETVLRVGQVIEKAAAVTATPPFMA from the coding sequence ATGACGGGACTTACGCATCTGACCATGGCGGCGGCCCTCGACGGCCTCGCCAAGAAGGAGTTCACCGCGGTCGAGCTGACCGAGGCCCACGTCAAGGCGGTGGAGACGATCCGCCCGCTGAACGCCTTCATCACCGAGACGCCGGAACAGGCGCTGGCCATGGCCAAGGCGTCCGACGCACGCCGCGCCAAGGGCGAGGCCGGCCCGATGGAGGGTCTGCCCATCGCGGTGAAGGACCTGTTCTGCACCAAGGGCGTGCTGACCACCGCGGCCAGCCACATCCTCGACGGCTTCAAGCCGGAGTATGAGTCCACCGTCACCAGCAACCTGTGGCGCGACGGCGCCATCATGCTGGGCAAGGTGAACCTGGACGAGTTCGCCATGGGCTCGGCCAACATCACCTCCCACCACGGCAACGTGATCAGCCCGTGGAGCCCGGGCGAGGTCGGCAACTGGTCGCGCCAGATCGTCCCCGGCGGCTCGTCGGGCGGCTCGGCCGCTGCGGTGGCCGCGCGCGCCGCTCTTGGCGCCACGGGCACGGACACCGGCGGCTCGATCCGCCAGCCCGCCGCCTTCACCGGCATCGTCGGCATCAAGCCGACCTACGGTCGCTGCTCGCGCTGGGGCGTGGTCGCCTTCGCCTCCTCGCTGGACCAGGCCGGGCCGATGACCCGCACGGTCGAGGACGCGGCGATCATGCTGCGCTCGATGTGCGGCTTCGACCCGAAGGACTCGACCTCGGTCGACATGGCGGTGCCGGACTTCCGCGCCGCGCTGACCGGTGACATCCGCGGCCTGAAGGTCGGCATTCCGAAGGAATACCGGGTGGAGGGCATGCCCGCCGAGATCGCCGCGATCTGGGACCAGGGCATCGAGTGGCTGAAGCAGGCCGGCGCCGAGCCGGTGGAGATCAGCCTGCCGCACACCAAGTACGCGCTGGCCACCTACTACATCGTCGCTCCGGCCGAGGCGTCGTCGAACCTCGCGCGCTACGACGGCCTGCGCTACGGCCTGCGGGTCGAGGGCGCCAGCCTGAAGGACATGTACGAGAACACCCGCGGCGCCGGCTTCGGCAAGGAGGTCCGCCGCCGCATCCTGATCGGCACCTACGTGCTGTCGGCGGGCTATTACGACGCCTACTACAACAAGGCCCGTCAGGTGCGCACGCGCATCAAGTGGGACTTCGACGAGGCGTTCAAGCAGTGCGACGTCATCCTGACGCCGACGGCGCCGAGCACCGCCTTCGCCATCGGCGAGAAGATGGACGATCCGATCCAGATGTACCTGAACGACGTGTTCACGGTCCCGGCCTCGCTGGCCGGCCTGCCGGGCATGTCGGTTCCGGCGGGCGTCGGGTCGGACGGGCTGCCGCTGGGGCTCCAGCTCCTGGGCCGGCCCTTCGATGAGGAGACCGTCCTGCGCGTCGGTCAGGTCATCGAGAAGGCCGCCGCCGTCACCGCCACCCCGCCGTTCATGGCCTGA
- a CDS encoding tyrosine-type recombinase/integrase — MPKQPSAADDRNLYQVDGTWYLRVKIDGQPIRESLRTKDQAEAVARRDRRLAELRGHLHSWPEAVGKWLKEYLPDNVDDTTAQRYTVSIGQIAAAVVTDSTAGKRVPLEELPVERIAHKTIGEIVNWSKQRRAATNATLRRDLTALSSVLHACVGWGWRDDNPARTWDRSHIKERREPITLPTAAEIERYCANVKPMWAALIRFLATTGMREAEAVGLTRPQIAADGSSITLTRTKGRRARVVPLSRQAGVILGGIPRHIKSQYVFWHDDGQPFRNVASRHIQIRNRINAAAKKADKGLEPLSFRLHDLRHLFAVNYLRDGGSIYDLQLILGHSSVKVTEMYLDYVDPATRQRVMRIGGGVSQKLA, encoded by the coding sequence ATGCCTAAGCAGCCATCGGCTGCCGATGACCGGAACCTGTACCAAGTCGACGGAACTTGGTACCTCCGGGTCAAGATCGACGGCCAACCAATACGTGAAAGTCTACGAACAAAGGATCAAGCGGAAGCGGTCGCACGTCGCGACCGTCGCTTAGCGGAGCTACGCGGCCACCTCCACTCCTGGCCCGAGGCGGTGGGCAAATGGCTGAAGGAGTACCTGCCCGACAACGTCGACGACACGACGGCGCAGCGCTATACCGTCTCCATAGGCCAGATCGCGGCGGCCGTCGTCACCGATTCGACGGCCGGTAAGCGCGTGCCTCTGGAGGAACTGCCGGTCGAGAGAATCGCCCATAAGACGATCGGCGAGATCGTGAACTGGTCGAAGCAGCGTCGGGCCGCAACGAACGCGACCCTGCGTCGCGATCTGACGGCTCTGTCGAGCGTTCTGCATGCCTGCGTCGGCTGGGGTTGGCGCGACGACAACCCGGCCCGGACCTGGGATCGGTCGCACATCAAAGAGCGGAGGGAGCCCATCACCTTGCCGACCGCGGCCGAGATTGAGCGGTACTGCGCCAACGTGAAGCCAATGTGGGCCGCCCTGATTCGCTTTCTCGCCACCACCGGCATGCGAGAAGCTGAAGCGGTCGGCCTTACTCGCCCGCAGATCGCCGCTGACGGGTCCAGCATCACCCTCACCAGGACGAAGGGCCGGCGCGCGCGGGTGGTTCCCTTGAGCCGTCAGGCCGGTGTCATACTGGGTGGCATACCCCGCCACATCAAATCCCAGTACGTTTTCTGGCACGACGACGGCCAGCCGTTCCGAAACGTGGCGTCCCGCCATATCCAAATCCGGAACAGGATCAACGCAGCGGCCAAGAAAGCTGATAAGGGCTTGGAACCACTGTCATTTCGACTGCACGACCTACGGCACCTCTTCGCGGTAAATTACCTGCGCGACGGGGGGAGCATCTACGATTTGCAGCTTATCCTCGGCCATTCATCAGTGAAGGTGACCGAGATGTACCTCGACTATGTCGACCCTGCGACCCGGCAACGGGTGATGCGTATTGGGGGAGGGGTGTCACAGAAGTTGGCATAG